The genomic region ACTTTCCCATCAATTTGATAGCGAAGTGTTCTACTAGCAATTCAAccccagaaaataaaataaacaaagttGCAAACTTTGAAGTGAAAAACATTAAACAACATGAAAAAAAGCAAGTATAATGGAATTAGTTACAGACTCGCAGTGAAGGCAATAGTACTGTCCCATCCCAGGCAAATCTTCATCAACAGGTAAAGGTCTCTCTTCATCAGCCTTGTTTAGCTGATCGTAAACCATGTCATCACGTTTTCAATTGTCAAAGAATAACAACGAAAATCGAATTTCGGAAATAAAAAtcgaacaaaaaaaaagaaaaggatatCTTTGATGAGGAATTTGGTGCGGCGTGCGGTTTTGTGAGAGTATCTCCTTTTCTTGATGCTCCTGTGCGGACATTTACCCCCCATTTTTGGCGTTCCTGAATTGCTCTAGGGTTTTTGAAGCTGAGTTCCTCTTCCACACCCAGCCTGTGAATTAGGGTTTTttgttttcccctttttttttaagTCTTCAACATCTTTAACACCTGTTAAATTTAAACGACAccgttttcattttttttggttAGGGTTTAAATGTTTAATACTTACTTTATTAATGTTTGCCTTAAAAGAAAAGCTTTACCTTATTGTAATGTATCTTAGTGCCTCAATAAAAGTCTTTCTTATTTGGGTGAAGATTAGGGATGGAAACAGGTCAGGTCAGGTCAGGCTTTGCTCTTATCAGGTCTGACCTGTCATGTAGTTAATTGGTCTGAGTTTGACTTGTAGTTTGTTATAGGTTTTTTTTAAAGTATTAAGCCTGTTAAAAGGCCtgctaattttttttacaaaaaataaaaatattatttaaaaaaatattttttaataaacatatttatatataaaatgtcatatttaatatttataaaaaaattttaactttaaagtatttaaaatatataaaattatttataattaaatataataaatttaaaatacctcattattttgttaataataaaaaattatttatatatattatattaaaagaTCCTGACAGGCCAGACCACGCTAATTAGTGAGCCTAACCTATTAACATAATAAGGCTTTTATAATAGCCTGAGCctgtgcctattttataacaggtcaGGCTGCAGGCCCCTGACAGGCCGTCTAGCCTTTTTCCACCCCTAGTGAGGATGAAATGTCTCGATAAATCATGCTAGCAATAAaatatatcttttaatttttttttaataattattaaataattttttatttattactcaTACCCCGTCTTGCTTGGACTGTAAGCAGCGTTTATGAGGTATCTCTTGCCTTCGACTGACTTAAAACGAGCCATGAAATTCACAGCC from Arachis ipaensis cultivar K30076 chromosome B02, Araip1.1, whole genome shotgun sequence harbors:
- the LOC107626476 gene encoding zinc finger protein 593 isoform X1; protein product: MGGKCPHRSIKKRRYSHKTARRTKFLIKGDDMVYDQLNKADEERPLPVDEDLPGMGQYYCLHCDRYFSNVAVRDEHFKTKKHKKRVKQMMGPAPHTQLDAELAAGMGMPDNGPKLMSM
- the LOC107626476 gene encoding zinc finger protein 593 homolog isoform X2; the protein is MGGKCPHRSIKKRRYSHKTARRTKFLIKGDDMVYDQLNKADEERPLPVDEDLPGMGQYYCLHCDVKQMMGPAPHTQLDAELAAGMGMPDNGPKLMSM